One region of Lampris incognitus isolate fLamInc1 chromosome 12, fLamInc1.hap2, whole genome shotgun sequence genomic DNA includes:
- the ddx54 gene encoding ATP-dependent RNA helicase DDX54 encodes MSKVKKKLGKKRRHRNNRDQEIDSDDGEFECVAEMEEDGNCCRKLPRFPASSDCLSDVEPDTREMVRAQNKKKKKSGGFQSMGLSYPVFKGVMKKGYKVPTPIQRKTIPMILDGKDVVAMARTGSGKTAAFLVPMFEKLKAPRAQTGARALIMTPTRELALQTMKFTKELGKYTGLKTALILGGDRMDDQFAALHENPDIIIGTPGRLMHVVKEMNLKLLSVEYVVFDEADRLFEMGFAEQLQEIIQRLPDTKQTVLFSATLPKLLVEFARAGLTEPVLIRLDVDSKLSDLLKLSFFYLRTDDKPALLLHLLRNVVKPQEQTVVFAATKHHVEYLKELLSSEGVECAYIYSALDQTARKINIGKFVHRKAMVLIVTDVAARGIDIPLLDNVINFNFPSKAKLFLHRVGRVARAGRSGTSYSLVCPDEVPFVYDLHLFLGRPLQLATPEHTPDSDGVFGRVPQSILDDEDSQLITAHENSMDLQNLRHVSENGYKQYLKSRPSPSPESIKRVKNTDLSNIAVHPLLGSGLEKMELERLQIVDAIKGYKSKSTIFEINSNCKTPASEVMRAKRLKDVRLVDKFNKHKDDVVAETRLQQALVPIVHYNQTSTHATGVDTEEKDALNGVFSHIVGGKKLQGDGDAERPKAKKSRQTVKDEEFYIPYRPKDFNSERGLSLGGEGNVFEQQASTAVLDLMGDEGDRLNQHKSIMKWDRKRKRFIRETGKADQKKKIRTDSGQVVSNKNRKNFYEEWKKKYRMDDGDSDGETEAGGPGRKAARGRGRGRRGSQFQGRAGSLQKQDGKKLRSELKTGAEILKQRKKNQKQQFLQSGGLQRLRGKAKQRFNDMKKSGFGRSSQKKGKMRKKM; translated from the exons ATGTCTAAAGTAAAGAAGAAGCTGGGGAAGAAAAGGAGGCATCGCAACAACAGAGACCAAGAAATAGATTCAGACGATGGAGAATTTGAATGTGTTGCCGAAATGGAAGAAGACGGCAAT TGTTGCAGGAAGTTGCCTCGTTTCCCTGCCTCCTCAGACTGTCTGTCAGATGTGGAGCCTGACACCAGAGAAATGGTTAGAGCccagaacaaaaagaaaaagaaatctggAGGCTTTCAGTCCATGG GTCTCAGTTACCCAGTTTTTAAAGGAGTTATGAAAAAGGGTTACAAAGTTCCTACTCCAATCCAACGGAAG ACAATTCCAATGATTTTAGATGGCAAAGATGTAGTTGCCATGGCCAGGACTGGCAGTGGCAAGACAGCTGCCTTCCTGGTACCCATGTTTGAGAAATTGAAGGCTCCCCGGGCCCAAACAGGAGCCAGAGCCCTCATCATGACCCCCACCAGAGAACTGGCCTTGCAGACCATGAAGTTCACCAAAGAG TTGGGCAAATATACTGGCCTCAAGACTGCTTTGATTCTTGGTGGAGACAG AATGGATGATCAGTTTGCTGCTCTTCATGAAAACCCAGACAT AATTATTGGTACCCCTGGACGTCTCATGCATGTTGTCAAGGAGATGAACCTGAAACTACTAAGTGTAGAGTATGTGGTATTTGATGAGGCTGACAG ACTATTTGAAATGGGCTTTGCTGAACAGCTCCAGGAGATCATTCAGAGGCTTCCAGACACCAAGCAGACCGTGCTATTTTCTGCCACATTGCCAAAACTACTGGTGGAGTTTGCCAGAGCTG GGCTGACTGAACCAGTTCTTATTCGTCTGGATGTAGACAGTAAGCTTAGTGACCTGCTGAAG CTGTCTTTTTTCTATCTACGTACGGATGACAAGCCAGCACTTTTGCTTCACCTTCTGAGGAATGTAGTAAAGCCCCAGGAGCAGACAGTGGTCTTTGCTGCTACCAAACACCATGTAGAGTACCTTAAAGAG CTGCTGTCATCTGAAGGCGTTGAGTGTGCGTACATTTACAGTGCCTTAGACCAGACTGCCAGGAAGATCAATATAGGAAAATTTGTCCACCGAAAGGCGATGGTGCTGATTGTAACAGATGTTGCTGCTCGTGGTATAGACATCCCACTGTTGGACAATGTCATCAACTTTAACTTTCCTTCAAAAGCGAAGCTCTTCTTGCACAGAGTTG GTCGTGTGGCACGTGCAGGGCGCAGTGGTACATCTTACAGtctggtgtgtccagatgaagtgccTTTTGTCTATGACCTACACCTCTTTCTTGGGAGGCCCCTTCAGCTGGCAACACCAGAACACACACCAG ATTCAGATGGTGTGTTTGGCCGTGTCCCTCAGAGTATCCTGGATGATGAAGATTCCCAACTAATCACAGCCCATGAAAACTCAATGGACCTACAAAACCTACGTCATGTCTCAGAGAACGGTTACAAGCAGTACCTCAAGTCCAGACCAAGCCCCTCACCAGAATCTATCAAGAGGGTCAAAAACACAGATCTGTCCAACATAGCTGTCCACCCGCTACTAG GATCAGGATTAGAGAAAATGGAACTAGAACGCCTCCAAATAGTTGATGCCATCAAGGGCTACAAATCTAAATCC ACGATCTTTGAGATAAACTCCAACTGTAAGACCCCAGCCAGTGAGGTAATGCGGGCTAAGCGTTTGAAGGACGTGCGGCTGGTAGACAAGTTTAACAAGCACAAAGATGATGTGGTTGCAGAGACCAGGCTGCAGCAAGCCCTCGTCCCTATCGTCCACTACAATCAGACTTCCACACATGCCACAGGTGTGGACACAGAGGAGAAGGATGCATTAAAC GGTGTATTTAGCCATATTGTGGGTGGTAAAAAGCTGCAGGGGGACGGTGATGCAGAACGGCCAAAAGCCAAGAagagcagacagacagtcaaAGATGAGGAGTTCTATATCCCATACAGACCCAAAGACTTCAACTCCGAGAGAGG GTTAAGTCTGGGTGGAGAGGGCAATGTGTTTGAACAGCAAGCCTCCACAGCTGTCCTGGACCTGATGGGAGATGAGGGAGACCGACTCAACCAACACAAATCAATTATGAAATG GGATCGCAAAAGGAAGCGCTTCATCAGAGAGACGGGGAAGGCAGACCAGAAAAAGAAGATAAGAACAGATAGTGGCCAGGTGGTCAGCAACAAAAATAGGAAGAACTT CTATGAGGAGTGGAAGAAAAAGTACAGGATGGATGATGGAGACTCTGATGGAGAGACAGAAGCAGGAGGACCCGGGAGAAAGGCTGCAAGAG GTCGTGGGCGAGGTCGACGAGGCTCTCAGTTCCAGGGCAGAGCAGGGTCACTGCAAAAACAAGATGGCAAGAAATTGCGGTCAGAGTTGAAGACGGGTGCAGAGATCTTGAAGCAGCGCAAGAAAAACCAGAAGCAGCAGTTCCTACAGAGTGGAGGCCTCCAAAGGCTCCGTGGCAAGGCCAAACAGCGTTTCAATGACATGAAGAAGTCTGGCTTTGGACGAAGCAGTCAAAAGAAGGGCAAGATGAGGAAGAAAATGTGA